The Juglans regia cultivar Chandler chromosome 2, Walnut 2.0, whole genome shotgun sequence genome includes a window with the following:
- the LOC109011472 gene encoding oxysterol-binding protein-related protein 2A-like isoform X6 has product MRVRELHPLCCISLESPCGSLGDQSAEATASSLSRARSLPASLALIPGGSDGNAGRSEATVAGVLYKWTNYGKGWRSRWFLLRNGVLSYAKIRRPENLNLLTPTTDDVKLIGEISTNRLSRMDSGRRKHQKTVGIVHLKQISSFRESKSDDRRFYIFTATKTLHLRTDSKSDRVAWIQALVSTRSLFPLRPLNDNFSLVPTDLSISTERLRKRLLEEGINENLVSDCEQIVLSEFSEVRGQLKVLCEERSNLLDTLRQFEAATIEAEASGIHEGEYRMTKHEFSGLGRGKYSECSTTESSDDIEKHELEELSDGDEMCFHDTKDYFIEPTASCGLTKVVSNHLDNYREAQCESDVEKLQSKKEGRKSRYLDFERRKKLPDPVEKEKGVSLWYLIKDNVGKDLTRVCLPVYFNEPLSSLQKCCEDMEYSFLLDKAYEYGRVGNSLQRVLNVAAFAVSGYASSEGRHCKPFNPLLGETYEADYPEKGIRFFSEKVSHHPTLIACHCEGRGWKFWGDSNIRTKFWGQSIQLDPVGVLTLEFDDGEIFQWSKVTTSIYNLILGKVYCGHHGTMHIRGNRQYSCKLKFKEQSILDRNPRQVHGYVEDVIGKKAATVFGKWDDGMYYVNNDGNGKPKDCTPSDASLLWKRSKPSPNLTRYNLTSFAITLNELTRGLQLSDPGYLITD; this is encoded by the exons atgagagtgaGAGAATTGCACCCACTCTGCTGCATCTCGCTGGAGAGTCCCTGCGGCAGCCTCGGGGACCAATCGGCGGAGGCTACGGCGTCCTCCCTGTCCAGGGCGAGGAGCTTGCCGGCGAGTCTCGCGTTGATTCCCGGCGGATCTGACGGCAATGCTGGACGATCCGAGGCCACTGTCGCCGGTGTGCTCTATAAGTGGACAAATTACGGCAAAGGATGGAGATCCAGGTGGTTCCTTCTGAGGAACGGAGTCTTGTCCTACGCCAAAATTCGGCGCCCGGAGAATCTCAATCTGCTGACGCCAACGACTGATGACGTCAAACTGATCGGAGAAATATCCACCAATCGGCTTTCGAGAATGGATAGTGGGAGAAGGAAGCACCAGAAAACCGTTGGCATTGTCCATCTCAAG cAGATCTCTTCTTTCCGGGAGAGCAAGTCTGATGATCGGCggttttatatatttactgCCACGAAGACCCTTCATCTGAGAACTGATTCAAAGAGTGATCGGGTGGCTTGGATACAAGCTCTGGTCTCAACTCGGAGCCTATTTCCACTTCGACCACTAAATGACAATTTCTCCCTGGTACCAACTGATTTGTCTATATCAACAGAAAGACTTAGGAAACGCTTGCTTGAAGAGGGAATAAACGAAAACCTGGTAAGCGATTGCGAACAGATCGTGCTTTCAGAATTCTCTGAAGTACGGGGACAGCTTAAAGTTCTTTGTGAAGAGCGATCCAATTTGCTCGACACATTAAGGCAGTTTGAG GCAGCTACTATCGAAGCTGAAGCCTCTGGAATTCATGAAGGTGAATACAGAATGACCAAACATGAGTTTTCCGGTCTTGGGCGTGGAAAATACAGTG AGTGCAGCACAACTGAATCATCAGATGATATTGAGAAACACGAGCTTGAGGAATTGTCGGATGGAGATGAAATGTGCTTCCATGATACAAAAGACTATTTTATTGAACCGACTGCTAGTTGTGGGCTTACAAAAGTAGTTTCGAATCACCTGGATAATTATAGAGAAGCTCAATGTGAATCTGATGTAGAGAAATTGCAGAGTAAGAAGGAAGGTCGGAAGTCCAGATATCTGGACTTTGAAAGGCGGAAAAAGCTTCCCGATCCAGTTGAAAAGGAGAAAGGGGTTAGTCTCTGGTATTTGATCAAGGACAATGTGGGAAAAGATCTCACACGTGTTTGTCTCCCTGTTTACTTTAATGAGCCACTATCTTCTCTTCAAAAATGTTGCGAGGACATGGAGTACTCGTTTCTTTTGGATAAAGCATATGAGTATGGTAGAGTG GGGAACAGTCTCCAGAGGGTCCTGAATGTTGCTGCTTTTGCGGTTTCTGGATATGCTTCCTCTGAAGGTCGCCACTGTAAGCCGTTCAATCCTTTGTTAGGGGAAACATATGAAGCTGACTATCCTGAGAAAGGAATTCGATTCTTCTCTGAGAAG GTCAGTCATCACCCAACACTCATTGCCTGCCACTGTGAAGGCAGAGGGTGGAAATTCTGGGGTGACAGTAACATCCGCACAAAATTTTGGGGGCAGTCAATTCAGCTTGACCCTGTTGGAGTTCTTACTTTAGAGTTTGATGATGGTGAAATTTTCCAGTGGAGCAAG GTCACTACTAGTATTTATAATCTTATCCTTGGTAAAGTGTATTGTGGTCACCATGGGACAATGCACATACGTGGTAATCGCCAGTATTCATGCAAACTCAAGTTTAAAGAGCAGTCTATTCTTGACCGGAATCCACGCCAG GTACATGGATATGTTGAAGATGTTATTGGAAAAAAGGCTGCCACTGTATTTGGGAAGTGGGATGATGGTATGTACTATGTTAATAATGACGGGAATGGCAAGCCAAAGGATTGTACTCCTTCTGATGCATCATTGCTATGGAAAAGGAGCAAGCCGTCTCCTAATCTTACTCGATACAACTTAACTTCGTTTGCAATCACACTGAATGAGCTGACACGAGGACTGCAG ttGTCTGATCCTGGGTATTTGATCACGGATTAA
- the LOC109011472 gene encoding oxysterol-binding protein-related protein 2A-like isoform X4, with translation MRVRELHPLCCISLESPCGSLGDQSAEATASSLSRARSLPASLALIPGGSDGNAGRSEATVAGVLYKWTNYGKGWRSRWFLLRNGVLSYAKIRRPENLNLLTPTTDDVKLIGEISTNRLSRMDSGRRKHQKTVGIVHLKISSFRESKSDDRRFYIFTATKTLHLRTDSKSDRVAWIQALVSTRSLFPLRPLNDNFSLVPTDLSISTERLRKRLLEEGINENLVSDCEQIVLSEFSEVRGQLKVLCEERSNLLDTLRQFEAATIEAEASGIHEGEYRMTKHEFSGLGRGKYSECSTTESSDDIEKHELEELSDGDEMCFHDTKDYFIEPTASCGLTKVVSNHLDNYREAQCESDVEKLQSKKEGRKSRYLDFERRKKLPDPVEKEKGVSLWYLIKDNVGKDLTRVCLPVYFNEPLSSLQKCCEDMEYSFLLDKAYEYGRVGNSLQRVLNVAAFAVSGYASSEGRHCKPFNPLLGETYEADYPEKGIRFFSEKVSHHPTLIACHCEGRGWKFWGDSNIRTKFWGQSIQLDPVGVLTLEFDDGEIFQWSKVTTSIYNLILGKVYCGHHGTMHIRGNRQYSCKLKFKEQSILDRNPRQVHGYVEDVIGKKAATVFGKWDDGMYYVNNDGNGKPKDCTPSDASLLWKRSKPSPNLTRYNLTSFAITLNELTRGLQEKLPPTDSRLRPDQRHLENGEYEKANTEKQRLERRQRMSRKLQENGWKPRWFQREGDDGPFRYVGGYWEARDQGKWNGCPNIFGEFNEDLVDPVEVSLS, from the exons atgagagtgaGAGAATTGCACCCACTCTGCTGCATCTCGCTGGAGAGTCCCTGCGGCAGCCTCGGGGACCAATCGGCGGAGGCTACGGCGTCCTCCCTGTCCAGGGCGAGGAGCTTGCCGGCGAGTCTCGCGTTGATTCCCGGCGGATCTGACGGCAATGCTGGACGATCCGAGGCCACTGTCGCCGGTGTGCTCTATAAGTGGACAAATTACGGCAAAGGATGGAGATCCAGGTGGTTCCTTCTGAGGAACGGAGTCTTGTCCTACGCCAAAATTCGGCGCCCGGAGAATCTCAATCTGCTGACGCCAACGACTGATGACGTCAAACTGATCGGAGAAATATCCACCAATCGGCTTTCGAGAATGGATAGTGGGAGAAGGAAGCACCAGAAAACCGTTGGCATTGTCCATCTCAAG ATCTCTTCTTTCCGGGAGAGCAAGTCTGATGATCGGCggttttatatatttactgCCACGAAGACCCTTCATCTGAGAACTGATTCAAAGAGTGATCGGGTGGCTTGGATACAAGCTCTGGTCTCAACTCGGAGCCTATTTCCACTTCGACCACTAAATGACAATTTCTCCCTGGTACCAACTGATTTGTCTATATCAACAGAAAGACTTAGGAAACGCTTGCTTGAAGAGGGAATAAACGAAAACCTGGTAAGCGATTGCGAACAGATCGTGCTTTCAGAATTCTCTGAAGTACGGGGACAGCTTAAAGTTCTTTGTGAAGAGCGATCCAATTTGCTCGACACATTAAGGCAGTTTGAG GCAGCTACTATCGAAGCTGAAGCCTCTGGAATTCATGAAGGTGAATACAGAATGACCAAACATGAGTTTTCCGGTCTTGGGCGTGGAAAATACAGTG AGTGCAGCACAACTGAATCATCAGATGATATTGAGAAACACGAGCTTGAGGAATTGTCGGATGGAGATGAAATGTGCTTCCATGATACAAAAGACTATTTTATTGAACCGACTGCTAGTTGTGGGCTTACAAAAGTAGTTTCGAATCACCTGGATAATTATAGAGAAGCTCAATGTGAATCTGATGTAGAGAAATTGCAGAGTAAGAAGGAAGGTCGGAAGTCCAGATATCTGGACTTTGAAAGGCGGAAAAAGCTTCCCGATCCAGTTGAAAAGGAGAAAGGGGTTAGTCTCTGGTATTTGATCAAGGACAATGTGGGAAAAGATCTCACACGTGTTTGTCTCCCTGTTTACTTTAATGAGCCACTATCTTCTCTTCAAAAATGTTGCGAGGACATGGAGTACTCGTTTCTTTTGGATAAAGCATATGAGTATGGTAGAGTG GGGAACAGTCTCCAGAGGGTCCTGAATGTTGCTGCTTTTGCGGTTTCTGGATATGCTTCCTCTGAAGGTCGCCACTGTAAGCCGTTCAATCCTTTGTTAGGGGAAACATATGAAGCTGACTATCCTGAGAAAGGAATTCGATTCTTCTCTGAGAAG GTCAGTCATCACCCAACACTCATTGCCTGCCACTGTGAAGGCAGAGGGTGGAAATTCTGGGGTGACAGTAACATCCGCACAAAATTTTGGGGGCAGTCAATTCAGCTTGACCCTGTTGGAGTTCTTACTTTAGAGTTTGATGATGGTGAAATTTTCCAGTGGAGCAAG GTCACTACTAGTATTTATAATCTTATCCTTGGTAAAGTGTATTGTGGTCACCATGGGACAATGCACATACGTGGTAATCGCCAGTATTCATGCAAACTCAAGTTTAAAGAGCAGTCTATTCTTGACCGGAATCCACGCCAG GTACATGGATATGTTGAAGATGTTATTGGAAAAAAGGCTGCCACTGTATTTGGGAAGTGGGATGATGGTATGTACTATGTTAATAATGACGGGAATGGCAAGCCAAAGGATTGTACTCCTTCTGATGCATCATTGCTATGGAAAAGGAGCAAGCCGTCTCCTAATCTTACTCGATACAACTTAACTTCGTTTGCAATCACACTGAATGAGCTGACACGAGGACTGCAG GAGAAGCTCCCACCCACAGATTCGAGGCTCAGACCAGACCAGCGGCATCTGGAAAATGGGGAATATGAGAAGGCAAATACAGAGAAGCAGCGTTTGGAGAGAAGGCAAAGAATG TCAAGGAAGTTGCAAGAAAATGGATGGAAGCCGAGATGGTTCCAGAGAGAAGGTGATGATGGACCCTTCCGGTATGTTGGCGGGTATTGGGAAGCTCGGGATCAGGGAAAATGGAATGGATGCCCAAATATATTTGGTGAATTTAATGAAGACCTGGTTGATCCCGTGGAAGTGTCTTTATCATAG
- the LOC109011472 gene encoding oxysterol-binding protein-related protein 2A-like isoform X7, with amino-acid sequence MTKHEFSGLGRGKYSECSTTESSDDIEKHELEELSDGDEMCFHDTKDYFIEPTASCGLTKVVSNHLDNYREAQCESDVEKLQSKKEGRKSRYLDFERRKKLPDPVEKEKGVSLWYLIKDNVGKDLTRVCLPVYFNEPLSSLQKCCEDMEYSFLLDKAYEYGRVGNSLQRVLNVAAFAVSGYASSEGRHCKPFNPLLGETYEADYPEKGIRFFSEKVSHHPTLIACHCEGRGWKFWGDSNIRTKFWGQSIQLDPVGVLTLEFDDGEIFQWSKVTTSIYNLILGKVYCGHHGTMHIRGNRQYSCKLKFKEQSILDRNPRQVHGYVEDVIGKKAATVFGKWDDGMYYVNNDGNGKPKDCTPSDASLLWKRSKPSPNLTRYNLTSFAITLNELTRGLQEKLPPTDSRLRPDQRHLENGEYEKANTEKQRLERRQRMSRKLQENGWKPRWFQREGDDGPFRYVGGYWEARDQGKWNGCPNIFGEFNEDLVDPVEVSLS; translated from the exons ATGACCAAACATGAGTTTTCCGGTCTTGGGCGTGGAAAATACAGTG AGTGCAGCACAACTGAATCATCAGATGATATTGAGAAACACGAGCTTGAGGAATTGTCGGATGGAGATGAAATGTGCTTCCATGATACAAAAGACTATTTTATTGAACCGACTGCTAGTTGTGGGCTTACAAAAGTAGTTTCGAATCACCTGGATAATTATAGAGAAGCTCAATGTGAATCTGATGTAGAGAAATTGCAGAGTAAGAAGGAAGGTCGGAAGTCCAGATATCTGGACTTTGAAAGGCGGAAAAAGCTTCCCGATCCAGTTGAAAAGGAGAAAGGGGTTAGTCTCTGGTATTTGATCAAGGACAATGTGGGAAAAGATCTCACACGTGTTTGTCTCCCTGTTTACTTTAATGAGCCACTATCTTCTCTTCAAAAATGTTGCGAGGACATGGAGTACTCGTTTCTTTTGGATAAAGCATATGAGTATGGTAGAGTG GGGAACAGTCTCCAGAGGGTCCTGAATGTTGCTGCTTTTGCGGTTTCTGGATATGCTTCCTCTGAAGGTCGCCACTGTAAGCCGTTCAATCCTTTGTTAGGGGAAACATATGAAGCTGACTATCCTGAGAAAGGAATTCGATTCTTCTCTGAGAAG GTCAGTCATCACCCAACACTCATTGCCTGCCACTGTGAAGGCAGAGGGTGGAAATTCTGGGGTGACAGTAACATCCGCACAAAATTTTGGGGGCAGTCAATTCAGCTTGACCCTGTTGGAGTTCTTACTTTAGAGTTTGATGATGGTGAAATTTTCCAGTGGAGCAAG GTCACTACTAGTATTTATAATCTTATCCTTGGTAAAGTGTATTGTGGTCACCATGGGACAATGCACATACGTGGTAATCGCCAGTATTCATGCAAACTCAAGTTTAAAGAGCAGTCTATTCTTGACCGGAATCCACGCCAG GTACATGGATATGTTGAAGATGTTATTGGAAAAAAGGCTGCCACTGTATTTGGGAAGTGGGATGATGGTATGTACTATGTTAATAATGACGGGAATGGCAAGCCAAAGGATTGTACTCCTTCTGATGCATCATTGCTATGGAAAAGGAGCAAGCCGTCTCCTAATCTTACTCGATACAACTTAACTTCGTTTGCAATCACACTGAATGAGCTGACACGAGGACTGCAG GAGAAGCTCCCACCCACAGATTCGAGGCTCAGACCAGACCAGCGGCATCTGGAAAATGGGGAATATGAGAAGGCAAATACAGAGAAGCAGCGTTTGGAGAGAAGGCAAAGAATG TCAAGGAAGTTGCAAGAAAATGGATGGAAGCCGAGATGGTTCCAGAGAGAAGGTGATGATGGACCCTTCCGGTATGTTGGCGGGTATTGGGAAGCTCGGGATCAGGGAAAATGGAATGGATGCCCAAATATATTTGGTGAATTTAATGAAGACCTGGTTGATCCCGTGGAAGTGTCTTTATCATAG
- the LOC109011472 gene encoding oxysterol-binding protein-related protein 2A-like isoform X9, producing the protein MCFHDTKDYFIEPTASCGLTKVVSNHLDNYREAQCESDVEKLQSKKEGRKSRYLDFERRKKLPDPVEKEKGVSLWYLIKDNVGKDLTRVCLPVYFNEPLSSLQKCCEDMEYSFLLDKAYEYGRVGNSLQRVLNVAAFAVSGYASSEGRHCKPFNPLLGETYEADYPEKGIRFFSEKVSHHPTLIACHCEGRGWKFWGDSNIRTKFWGQSIQLDPVGVLTLEFDDGEIFQWSKVTTSIYNLILGKVYCGHHGTMHIRGNRQYSCKLKFKEQSILDRNPRQVHGYVEDVIGKKAATVFGKWDDGMYYVNNDGNGKPKDCTPSDASLLWKRSKPSPNLTRYNLTSFAITLNELTRGLQEKLPPTDSRLRPDQRHLENGEYEKANTEKQRLERRQRMSRKLQENGWKPRWFQREGDDGPFRYVGGYWEARDQGKWNGCPNIFGEFNEDLVDPVEVSLS; encoded by the exons ATGTGCTTCCATGATACAAAAGACTATTTTATTGAACCGACTGCTAGTTGTGGGCTTACAAAAGTAGTTTCGAATCACCTGGATAATTATAGAGAAGCTCAATGTGAATCTGATGTAGAGAAATTGCAGAGTAAGAAGGAAGGTCGGAAGTCCAGATATCTGGACTTTGAAAGGCGGAAAAAGCTTCCCGATCCAGTTGAAAAGGAGAAAGGGGTTAGTCTCTGGTATTTGATCAAGGACAATGTGGGAAAAGATCTCACACGTGTTTGTCTCCCTGTTTACTTTAATGAGCCACTATCTTCTCTTCAAAAATGTTGCGAGGACATGGAGTACTCGTTTCTTTTGGATAAAGCATATGAGTATGGTAGAGTG GGGAACAGTCTCCAGAGGGTCCTGAATGTTGCTGCTTTTGCGGTTTCTGGATATGCTTCCTCTGAAGGTCGCCACTGTAAGCCGTTCAATCCTTTGTTAGGGGAAACATATGAAGCTGACTATCCTGAGAAAGGAATTCGATTCTTCTCTGAGAAG GTCAGTCATCACCCAACACTCATTGCCTGCCACTGTGAAGGCAGAGGGTGGAAATTCTGGGGTGACAGTAACATCCGCACAAAATTTTGGGGGCAGTCAATTCAGCTTGACCCTGTTGGAGTTCTTACTTTAGAGTTTGATGATGGTGAAATTTTCCAGTGGAGCAAG GTCACTACTAGTATTTATAATCTTATCCTTGGTAAAGTGTATTGTGGTCACCATGGGACAATGCACATACGTGGTAATCGCCAGTATTCATGCAAACTCAAGTTTAAAGAGCAGTCTATTCTTGACCGGAATCCACGCCAG GTACATGGATATGTTGAAGATGTTATTGGAAAAAAGGCTGCCACTGTATTTGGGAAGTGGGATGATGGTATGTACTATGTTAATAATGACGGGAATGGCAAGCCAAAGGATTGTACTCCTTCTGATGCATCATTGCTATGGAAAAGGAGCAAGCCGTCTCCTAATCTTACTCGATACAACTTAACTTCGTTTGCAATCACACTGAATGAGCTGACACGAGGACTGCAG GAGAAGCTCCCACCCACAGATTCGAGGCTCAGACCAGACCAGCGGCATCTGGAAAATGGGGAATATGAGAAGGCAAATACAGAGAAGCAGCGTTTGGAGAGAAGGCAAAGAATG TCAAGGAAGTTGCAAGAAAATGGATGGAAGCCGAGATGGTTCCAGAGAGAAGGTGATGATGGACCCTTCCGGTATGTTGGCGGGTATTGGGAAGCTCGGGATCAGGGAAAATGGAATGGATGCCCAAATATATTTGGTGAATTTAATGAAGACCTGGTTGATCCCGTGGAAGTGTCTTTATCATAG
- the LOC109011472 gene encoding oxysterol-binding protein-related protein 2A-like isoform X8 — translation MCFHDTKDYFIEPTASCGLTKVVSNHLDNYREAQCESDVEKLQSKKEGRKSRYLDFERRKKLPDPVEKEKGVSLWYLIKDNVGKDLTRVCLPVYFNEPLSSLQKCCEDMEYSFLLDKAYEYGRVGNSLQRVLNVAAFAVSGYASSEGRHCKPFNPLLGETYEADYPEKGIRFFSEKVSHHPTLIACHCEGRGWKFWGDSNIRTKFWGQSIQLDPVGVLTLEFDDGEIFQWSKVTTSIYNLILGKVYCGHHGTMHIRGNRQYSCKLKFKEQSILDRNPRQVHGYVEDVIGKKAATVFGKWDDGMYYVNNDGNGKPKDCTPSDASLLWKRSKPSPNLTRYNLTSFAITLNELTRGLQIKEKLPPTDSRLRPDQRHLENGEYEKANTEKQRLERRQRMSRKLQENGWKPRWFQREGDDGPFRYVGGYWEARDQGKWNGCPNIFGEFNEDLVDPVEVSLS, via the exons ATGTGCTTCCATGATACAAAAGACTATTTTATTGAACCGACTGCTAGTTGTGGGCTTACAAAAGTAGTTTCGAATCACCTGGATAATTATAGAGAAGCTCAATGTGAATCTGATGTAGAGAAATTGCAGAGTAAGAAGGAAGGTCGGAAGTCCAGATATCTGGACTTTGAAAGGCGGAAAAAGCTTCCCGATCCAGTTGAAAAGGAGAAAGGGGTTAGTCTCTGGTATTTGATCAAGGACAATGTGGGAAAAGATCTCACACGTGTTTGTCTCCCTGTTTACTTTAATGAGCCACTATCTTCTCTTCAAAAATGTTGCGAGGACATGGAGTACTCGTTTCTTTTGGATAAAGCATATGAGTATGGTAGAGTG GGGAACAGTCTCCAGAGGGTCCTGAATGTTGCTGCTTTTGCGGTTTCTGGATATGCTTCCTCTGAAGGTCGCCACTGTAAGCCGTTCAATCCTTTGTTAGGGGAAACATATGAAGCTGACTATCCTGAGAAAGGAATTCGATTCTTCTCTGAGAAG GTCAGTCATCACCCAACACTCATTGCCTGCCACTGTGAAGGCAGAGGGTGGAAATTCTGGGGTGACAGTAACATCCGCACAAAATTTTGGGGGCAGTCAATTCAGCTTGACCCTGTTGGAGTTCTTACTTTAGAGTTTGATGATGGTGAAATTTTCCAGTGGAGCAAG GTCACTACTAGTATTTATAATCTTATCCTTGGTAAAGTGTATTGTGGTCACCATGGGACAATGCACATACGTGGTAATCGCCAGTATTCATGCAAACTCAAGTTTAAAGAGCAGTCTATTCTTGACCGGAATCCACGCCAG GTACATGGATATGTTGAAGATGTTATTGGAAAAAAGGCTGCCACTGTATTTGGGAAGTGGGATGATGGTATGTACTATGTTAATAATGACGGGAATGGCAAGCCAAAGGATTGTACTCCTTCTGATGCATCATTGCTATGGAAAAGGAGCAAGCCGTCTCCTAATCTTACTCGATACAACTTAACTTCGTTTGCAATCACACTGAATGAGCTGACACGAGGACTGCAG ATTAAGGAGAAGCTCCCACCCACAGATTCGAGGCTCAGACCAGACCAGCGGCATCTGGAAAATGGGGAATATGAGAAGGCAAATACAGAGAAGCAGCGTTTGGAGAGAAGGCAAAGAATG TCAAGGAAGTTGCAAGAAAATGGATGGAAGCCGAGATGGTTCCAGAGAGAAGGTGATGATGGACCCTTCCGGTATGTTGGCGGGTATTGGGAAGCTCGGGATCAGGGAAAATGGAATGGATGCCCAAATATATTTGGTGAATTTAATGAAGACCTGGTTGATCCCGTGGAAGTGTCTTTATCATAG